From the genome of uncultured Bacteroides sp.:
TCGCCAATTGCGCGGATGATGCTGCTGTATTGCAGCACATTGCAGTACTTGAAGAAGGAGCTGCAAAAGTTCCCGATCTTGAAAATGAAATCACAGATCTGAAAGGTAAGATTACCGTGTTTTTAAACAAAGCTAAAGAAGCTGAAGAAGCTGAAATTAAGACTATTGTTGATACCGCTATTGCAGAAGAACGTTTTACCGAAAAACAACGTCCTACTTATACTGCACTCTTGAAGGCAGACCGCACAAACGGTCAGGCTGCTATTGAATCTCTGAAACCAAAGAAGAGAGTAATGACTAACTTACACCAACCGGAAGAAGGTGGCAAGGGCGCATGGACTGCTCGCATGGAAGAAATTGCAAATAAAAACAAATAAAATAATTACCCAACTATGGCAATTAATATTAAAAACACGAATTACGCGGGCGAAGTTCTTGAACAACTTCTTACCGTAGCTGCAACAGGTAATGAGCTTGTTGATAAAGGTTTAATTCATATTGAACCTGATGTTTCAGATAAGTTCTCTATTCCTCGTATCAAGGGTGGCACAATGTTGCAGAAGCGCAAAGAACAGCCTGTAGATGGTGATAGTAAGGGCGATTTTGAATACAGCGAAGTTGTGCTTAAGCCTGTTGACTTTATGGCTTTCACGACTTTCAATCCGCGCTCCTTTGAGTCTATCTGGAGAAAATGGCAACCAAAAGGAAATCTGGTTTTTGCTGATCTTCCTCCTGAAGCTCAAAACGCTTTGCTTGCCGAACTTGCTAAGTGCGTGAAGTTCGAATTAGGTAATCACTTTATTAACGGTGTTGAAGGTACTACTGATTCTGAATTGTTCAATGGTATTGTTACTCGTATTATGAGTAATAACAATGTTCTTGTAGCTGATCCTAGCGGTCTTACTACTATGATCGGTAAGTTGACTGCTGTTAAGAATAAGATTCCTGCTGCAATCAGAACTAATCCGGGTCTTCGTATATTGATGTCAATTAATGACTTCGATACTTACGATTCTGAATTAACCGCACAACCAAACAAGGGTGCAAACTATACCGATATGAACGTAGAACGGTTCAAAGGTATTCAGATTGTACCAATGGCTCAATGGCCTGATAACTTGATTGTATGTACAATATGCGGCATGGACATGACCACTAACTTGTGGGCTGCTGTTAATCTTCAGGATGACATGGATGTTATCATGATTGATAAACTGACTAACTCAGGCGAACGCTACTTCTTCAAGATGTTGATGAAAGCTGATACAAACATCGCCTTCGGTGAAGAGTGTGTTGTTCTTGATGCACGCTCAGGTGGTGGCGTTGTCGATTCTATCGAAGCAACTCCAGATGAATTGATCTTCCCTGCTGAAGGTAGTGCTCAGGCTGTATTCGTAGTTGCTACTAGTGCTTATACTGTTGGTGCAGCACCTGCCGGATTCACAGTTGCGAAAAATGAATTTGGATTGTTGATCACTGCCGCTGCTAATACAGGTGAAACTGCTAAGTCTGGCTCTATTACGCTGACCTTAACAGGCACAAGTGAAACTGCTGTTATTAATCTTTCTCAACCTGCTCCAGTAGCATAATTTGAAAGCAAATGGCTTTACCTAAAATAAAAATAAATTATTTGAATGGCTTGCTAGGAATCGTTGCAGAGAGTGAGGATGGACTCCTCGCTCTCGTAACCAACGGGACAGCCGTTTCAACTACTTTTGTTCTTGGTACTCCTTATACCATCTATCGCTATAGTGCGTTAGCTGATCTGGGTGTGACTGCTGAGAATAACCCGGCACTTGAAAAAATGGTGCGCGAGTTCTATCAGGAAGCAACGGAAGGAACAAAAGTAATCATCTTAGCTTATGCAGATACAAAGACAATGTCTGATCTGTGTGATGTTACTACAGGTGAATTGAAGACCTTTCTTACTGCTCAGAATGGAGCAATAAGAGGTATTGTATTAGGAAGACAGTCTTCTGTGGGATATACTCCTGTTACAACTGATGGTCTTGATAGTGATGTTTTTGCTGCTTTGCCTAAAGCACAGGCTTTGGCCGATTTTTCAAAAGAAACTCTTAACGCTCCTATCTTCGTAATTCTTGAAGGACGTAGTTTTGTTTCGGCTAGTACTCTTAAAACACTAGCTACTGAAACAAAGAACAAAGCAATGATCTTTATCGGTGATACTGTGGTAAGCAGCGATGATGCTGCAATAGGTATTCTTGCCGGACGGATAGCTTCTATTCCTGTTCAACGGAATATTGGACGTGTAAAAGATGGCGCACTATCTCCTTCTGCAATGTACATTGGCTCTAAGTTAGTGGAAAACGCTATTGACGATGCAACAACTATCAATGATAAAGGGTATGTAACTCTGCGTAGCTTTGTTGGCAAAACAGGTTATTTCTTTACTGACGATAGAATGGCATGTATCTCAACAGATGATTACGCTCACCTGGCTAACCGTCGTGTTATTGATAAGGCTTGCCGCATTGCTTATACAACAATGGTTGAGCAATTGCTTGATGAGGTATATATCAATGAAGATGGAACCATGCAACCGGCTATTATTAAGCATTGGGAATCTCTTGTTGAAGATGCTATTGCATCGGAAATGACTGCCAATGGTGAATTGAGTGCCGACTTTACAAAGGGTGAAAAAGGTTGTGTATGCTTTATTGATGCAACGCAAAATGTTCTTTCTACTTCAAAAATAGAAATGACTCTAAAGGTTCGCCCATTTGGGTATGCAAGAGAAATGGTTGTTAACCTCGGCTTTCAAGTCGCTTAATTATTAAGATATGTTTAACAGTAAAGAATATGAGTTTGCCGACTTAACAGTCGTTCTTGGAGGAAGAGATATTACAGGTATACGATCTCTGAAGTATTCTTCTAAACAAGAAAAAGAAGCTGTTTATGCAAAAGGCAATAAGCCTCACTCTATTCAGCGAGGAAATAAGAGCTATGAACCTACGATTGGGTTGCTACAAAGTGAACTTGAAGCTATTATCGCTTCAAGCCCAAACAAAGATCCTCTCGATATCTCGTTCAATATTGTTGCGGTATATGGTAATCCATCCAAAGGTGATGCCATAGTAACAGACGTAATTAAAAACGTAGAATTTACCGAAATACCAAAAAGCCTGAAGCAAGGCGATAAGTTCATGGAAATTGAACTCCCTGCTGTTGCTACGGATATTGAATTTCATAAAGTATAGAAAAATACCATTTGTCATTAAGTTGGCAAATGGTATTTAAAAACCATTCAAACACCATTCAAATAAAAGAAATTATGAGAGCTACAAAAGAACAAATAGCAGATTGGAAAAAAAAACACGGCTATGTATGTGAAGTTTCAGTAGGTGATAAAAGTTGTTACCTGAGAAAGCCAACCCGGCACGAATTGTCTTACGGAACTACTGTTGCAGCTAAAGATCCTATCAAGTTCAATGAAATCCTGTTAAAGGCTTGTTGGCTTGCAGGTGATGAAGAGATTCAAACAAACGACGAACTTTTCCTTGCCGTTTGTCCGAAGCTTGCCGAACTGGTAGAAGTGAAGGAGGCACAGCTAAAAAAGTTATAGAGTCCTATTCAGGACTCGAACAAGATAATCAAGTAGGGTATATTAATACGCTACTTGAATACTATCTACACATTAATCCTAATGAACTCTCGGATGAAGAATGGGCAGAGAAATTGGCTCAACTAAATAACATCCGCGACCGCGAATCAAAAGCAAATAAATAATGAATATCCTGCAATTCCTAATTAATATGCAAATGAAGGACAACGGAGTAACATCTTCGGTTGCCCGTCTTCAAACTAATCTGGACAAAGCTCAAAAAAGTACTGTTGGGTTGGCTTCTTCTATGCGTAATTCTTTAGGAAATGCAATTATGAGTTTGCCTGGTGCTCAGTTTTTTACGAATCCTATTGTGGCTATAGGTGCAGGGATTGGAGTAATTAGTAAGCTAGGTATGGAGAATGACCAAACTGCTATTTCTTTTGATGTGTTGCTTGGTTCTCAACAGAAAGCTGCTGCATTAATGAAGGAGATGAAAGGGTATGCTAATACAACTCCTTACGAGAGTGAAGACATCTTTCAGAATGCTAAAACCATGTTAGGCTTTGGTATATCTCTTAAAAGTGTAATGCCAAATATGAAGATGCTTGGTGATATGGCAATGGGTAATAAAGATAAACTTAACTCTTTAACTCTTGCATTTTCACAAGTTACATCGGCTGGAAAACTTCAGGGGCAAGACTTGTTGCAACTTATTAATGCGGGCTATAACCCTTTACAAGACATAGCTGCACTTACTGGAAAGTCAATGGCAAAATTGAAAGATGAAATGTCAAAAGGAAAAATTTCATCTGATATGGTTACTGAAGCTTTCAGGCATGCGACATCACAAGGCGGAAGGTTTTATGACATGACTAATAAGATCGGACAGCGTGCAGGAGGTAAATTGTCAACTCTATTTGATTCAATGAAAGAGAAGATGTTGATTCTTTATCAGGCAATTGCTCCAATACTTATTCCTGCTATTGACATGCTTGGTATTGCGTTTGATGCAATAACAGGTCCTCTTCAATGGCTGGTTAATAGCTTTAATTCATTTATTGGATTGCTAACTTCTGGCAATCCATTTATATGGGCAGGTGTGGCGGCTGTTGTAGGATTTACCATTGCGGCAAATGCAATGAATATCGCAATGGGAATTTTAACCGGCATAGTTAAAGCTTATGTTACTATTCAAAAAGTACTGAACTTCTTATTCATTGCAAATCCAATAGGTCTTGTTGTTGCAGCTATTGCAGCCCTCACAGTTGGTATTGTATTAGCATGGAACAAGTTCTCTGGCTTCCGCGCATTCATCCTTACGATGTGGGATACAATCAAAGGTTTTGGAAATGTACTTAAAGACTATGTGATAGACAGGATAACAGGTCTTATTAAAGGCATAGGCCTATTGGGGAGTGCCATCTCTAAGATGTTTAAGGGAGATTGGAGTGGTGCTTGGGAAGATGCTAAGAAAGGTGCATCGGGTGTGCTTGGCATTGATGCAGCGCAAAAAGCTATTCAGTCAAGCAAAAATGTAGTTGGTAAGTTCTCTGCAAATTATGATTATCAGAAGAGACAGCAAGCTGCTGTTCAGAAAGTAAAAGAAGGTATTAAAACACCTGGTGTTGCAGGTGCAAAGAGCGGAGCAACTATAACGGGTAGCGGTGATGGTAGCACAGGTAATGGGAAAAGCAGTACCGAAAGCGCTGTAACAGGTGGAACTAAGAATAATGTTATTACAGTAAATGTAGGTAAGTTCTTTGAAAATCTGTCTGTCAATATGATGGATAAAACAAATACCAGGGAATTAGAGAAGGTTGTAATTGAGTGTATGACTAGGTCGCTAGAAATAGCTACAAGTTCGGCAAGATAATGAAGACAGTTACCAGATTCATATTAGAGAATATATATAGCAGAACACTAGGTGGTGTTTTCCCTCCTTATCTGCTTATTAATGGAACTAATCCGGTTGCCGAACCAGATACTTCTGATCTTAGATTAACTGACTTAACAGACGAGGAACTTACAGAGGCTATAAAGTCGAACGCGCTAGGCATACCAATGACAATGCCATTACAAATAAAACGAACTGATGAACCCGATTCGGCTTATTGGACTATCCCAGTTGAACCAATGATATCTGTACATGGTCACAACGTAATTGTGAAAAGAGATGTATCTAAAGGTAAAACAAGAGGTTCGATTAAAGAGCGATGGACACAGGGAGATTATGATATTAATATAGAGGGACTGTTGATGAACTTAACAGCATCTAATAAGTTCCCTGAGGCAGACGTAAGAAAATTGAGAGGTTATTGCGAATCGGCAAGTCTTTCTGTTCTCTGTCCTATTTTTGAAATATACAGTATTAGCAGGATAGTAATTGAGGATTTCGATTTCCCATTTACAAGCGGTCCGGCTAATCAGGCTTATAAAATAAAAGCTAGTAGTGATGATGTATATCAATTACTACTATCTGGTGATGATCTAGTTAAATCTGAATGATATGCTAAACATGGCGCATGACATATATGTAGGAGGTTGTAAAATTGGGATGCTTGATAAGGTTTCAATTCATAGCAGTGTAGAACTGCTTGCCGACACTGCATCTATAGTACTCCCTGCTTCGGAGTATGGAAAAGCGCTAGATGTTGAAAGTAAATTGAAACGTGGTGACCAGGTAAGCGTTGGCATTGGATATACAGAATATGGCATATTAGAGGAGTTTAAAGGTTGGTTGCAGGCTATTCGAACAGATGATGGAAGTATTACCCTGGAGTGTGAAGATGATCTCTTTCTATTTCGCAAAGACTTGGCCAACATTCAGTTTAAGGCAATCACAATTAAGAGTCTCCTAAATCACGTGATTAAAGGTTGCGGATTATCGTATAAATTGAATTGCTCTTATGAATGGACATATACGAAGTTTACAATCAATGCAGCAACAGGCTTTGATGTATTGAAAAAGGTGCAGGAAGAATGCGGAGCAGATATCTATCTTAAAAATGGAACGCTGCATGTACATGCTCCTGCTGAGAAGGTAGGCAAAAACAGAATATATGATTTTGCCCGTAATATTGAAAAGTCCGATCTGAAGTATCGCACATCGGCAGACAGAAAAGTTAGAGTAGTTGTAAAAGCTCTTCTTCCGGATGGAAAGGTCCGAAAAATTGAGACCGGCACAACTGGAGGAGATAAAAAAGAAATTATGTGCGCAACATCTGATATTACATCAATGACGCGCAGAGGTGAGATAGAAGCTAAGAGATTAAGTTATGATGGGTATGAAGGAAGCTTTGATACTTGGCTTATTCCTGTAGCTGAAGCGGGCGACAGTGCAACACTTAGCGATGCTGATTATCCCGAAAAGGATGGGAAGTACTTTATAACATCTGTAACAACAGAATTTGGAGCAAGTGGTGGAAGTCGTAAGATAGAATTAGGAATAAAATTAAATTAAAGATATGGATCCGTACAAAAAATTAGCAGAACAACTAAAGGGCATTGTCCCTACAGCAACAAGCCCTATCTTGCAGGGTGTTGTTAAGTCTGTTAATGGTAATACCTGCACGGTGACAATTGATGATATTGATTTGGCCGATGTGAGGCTAAGAGCATCTATAACCGAAAATACAAACCAGATGCTTATTGTGCCTAAAGTTGGTTCGGTGGTAATATTAGGTAGCCTTACAGGTGATCTTAACGAATTGGTTGTCTTGAGTTGTGATGAGATAGAATCTATCACATTAAATGGTGGGGCATTAGGCGGGTTAATCAAGATCAACGAGCTGAAAACGCAACTGGATAAAATGACGGCAAGAATAGACGGAATTTTATCGGCAATTAATAACGGAGTTGCAACTCCTGGTACCGATGGCGGAGCAGCATTGCTCACAACCATTAAAGCGGGACTCGCAACTATTACGAACAAGGAAGCATTCACAGCAATTGAGGATACTAAAATAAAGCATTAGGATGAAGGGAATACAATTAGATAAGCTAGATGTAAAAATAAGCATTCAAACGCTATCGGACGGAAAGATACAAGGTTTGGTTGTAGGTGATACCCTTGCTCAAAATCAAGCTATTTTGCTAGAAGCTTATCCAGGAGAAATAAAAGAAAATCCTATTATGGGCGTTGGCATCCAAGATATGATTTTAGATCACAACCCTATTCTATGGAGAGCAAAAATCAGAGAGACGTTGGAAATGGATAAACAAACAATTAATAGTATTAAGTTGACAACTAGCAGTGTTGTTCTTGATGCTGAATATAAATAAGATAATGATAACAGGAAATAAAGGAATTGATTTAATAAAACACTTCGAAAGCTTGCACGATGGCGATCTCACAAAGATAGGCTTGCAACCAAAAATGTGTCCCGCAGGCTATTGGACGGAAGGATATGGCCACGCCATACTTGATGATAAAGGAAAAATGATTAGAGGATTGGCTAATAAGGCATTGGCATATAAGTATAGCAAGGTTAAAGATGAAGTAACAGCATTAAACATGCTTCAGCAAGATCTTACGGTTCGTGAAAGTATGATTAATAGTCTTAAGCTTCCTCTTACTCAGAATCAATTCGATGCGCTTGTTTCCTTCTGTTATAACATCGGTTTTGCGAACTTGAAAGTTAGTACGCTATTGAAGAGAATACAAGCAAAAGCAAGTGAGAACCTTATCCGGTTCGAGTTCTCGAAGTGGAAGTATTCAGATGGTGAGATCTTGCAGGGATTAGTTAAGAGACGTGCTGCTGAAGCTGATTTGTTTTTTATGAAATAACTTAATAATAAATTTATATGAACGACAAAACATTACAATCGATTCTGATGGCCTTAACGGCCTTCGTGTCGGCACTGATACAAGGCTGTCTTGACAGCATGGTTCCGGTGCTTATCGCTATTATCATTTTTGCGATCACTACAGCTGTTGATTTCTTCACCGGAGTTGCAGCTAGTAAGAAAGAGGGGAAAGGCATTGAGTCTAACAGGCTTCGCAAATGCTTTAACAAGTGGCTTGTGTATATCGGGGTATTCGTAGGAACTGCGCTGCTAGGAGTGTTGCTAACCATCTTCGCGCGGTGGATATCTCCCGAGGAAGCGATATCAACAAAAGGCTTATTCCTGCAAATGCTTAAGTGGGAAATATGGATAGCTGCATGTATAGAAGTATTTAGCATAGTAGAGAACTTACATAGGATTAGACCAGATGATATTTACATCTCTATTCTATACTATGTATTATGCTTAAAAATTAGGGAAAAGTTCCCGGACATCAAAGACTTTTTTATTCAAAAGAAACTCAATAAAGTTATTAACAATCAAGATCAAAAAGCAGAATAAGATGGGAACATTAATCATACTAATCATTTGGGCTATGTGCCTAATCGGATTGATATTTTATTTGAAGAATGGTAAATCATGCGGGCATGTTCCTGATTTCAGGCAGCCAACTGCTTGTATCGGTTTTGGAATTGCAACTATAATTATGATTATAGTTTTAGCATGTAGTTCCTGCTCTAGTACTAAATATGTTCCGGTTGAAACTACTCATTATATTAAGACTACCGAGACATTAAGAGATACTATTATAAATGTACAATTAACTGAATCAAAGGAAACAATATTCATGCATCCTAAAGATACGGTATCTCATTTACATAATAAATATGCCGATAGTTGGGTAAGGATAAAAAACGGTTATATATCGCATTCGCTTAATATACTTCCGGCTAACGTCCCCGTTAAAGCTACAATTAAAGATAAATCAATAAAAGATAGTATTAGAATTCCTGTTCCTTATCCGGTTATAAAACATGATTTAGTATATAAGGATAAAACTTTGAATTGGTATCAGAATCTGTGTATATGGGGTTTCAGCATCATTCTTGGAGTATTAATACTGGTATTGATCTACGGGATATTCAAAGTTCGTTCAAATGGTATTCAATCAGTTTTTAAATGGCTTTTGAAAACAAATAAATAAGAGATATGAAAGTAACGGCGCAAAATGGTCAGACAATAACAGATATAGCATTGCAGGTGTATGGAAGTGCAGAAGGTGCGTATACACTGGCATCCGAGAACGGTATGCATATAACTGATATGCTGACCGCCGGTACTGAACTTAATTATTCATCCGCAAATGTAATCGATAGACGAATAGTTGATTATTACAAGGCGAATCAGGTTTTTCCGATATCCGGCTACAAGATTGACGTTATAAGAAGAACGTTCGATCAAACATTCGATCTTAGTTTCCTATAAAAAAATACACAGAGATGGCAAGAACAATAACAGAGATAGGTAATGAAATGAAAGCTAGCTTTATTGCTAACATTCAGTTGCAGAACATGTATGGTTTTGCAGACACAGATACGTTTGATAATGTTTTTAGCGTAGTTAGCCTGGAGCGAATTATTATCTACATTGTAGCAACTGCAATCTGGATGCTAGAAAATTTGTTCGACACTTTCTCTAGCGAGATTACTACTAAGATTGATAATGCTATTGTAACCTCAATTCCTTGGTATTACAATGCTGCATTGCTTTTTCAATACGGAGACGATTTAGTATTTAACACGACATCTTATCGTTTCGGATACGCAATTATAGACGCGACAAAACAGATCGTTAAATTTGCTGCCATTCGTGAGGTGGTTGATGGTGGAGTAACAAAGCTTAAGATATATTATTCGGGTACTGATAAGTTAGCATTGACAACTGAGCAGAAAACAGCTTTTGAGGCTTATATACGCAGGATAGGCGCGGCGGGTACGCACTATCTATTCATGTCTCAAGATCCTGACCTATTAGGTCTAACCCTAAATATTTACTATGATCCTTTGATTCTTGATTCAACCGGAAAAAAAATAACTGATAGTACTAAGCCTGTTGATGTTACCATCGCCGATTATCTCAATAATATAAAGTACGGAGGTGTATTCTATAGTTCTGCATTGGTTGATGCATTACAAGCAACAGAAGGTGTTAAGGATGTAGAGCTAGTAACAACGTACTGGGATGGCTCGGCAGCTGAAAGACGGAAAATAGATGCTATATCGGGAGCATTCAAACTTGATACTACTAATACAACAATAACTTATTCATTAGATTAAGATTATGGACTTCGAAAAATTGATATTAACATACTTGCCTCACTCTCTTAGAAGAGTGACAATATACGCTATTCTACAGGTGCTTATATCTCCTGTTGAGCGCGTTTATAATCTCTTTGTTTCCTTCCGAGACAAACAGATTATGAATCAAGCGGGAAACGGTCAAGTGTGTATGCTTCAAAAAATAGTACACGATAATCTTGATATTGACATTGATATTGAAGAAGATACCGGACTATCTAACGATTTTATCATAAAAGTTGCATCTATGGAGCTTGATAAAGAGCGAAGTCTTATAGCTCTTATTAATAAGTATAAGCAAGCGGGCAAAAGCTTTACATTAAATAATGCCGCTGTTGTATTTACGCAGACCTGGACTAATTTTGTTTGTGAAATTGCGGAGCTTACATCGATTTGGGGCGATTATGTTTGTGAACTTACTGCCCAGGTAATTAATACAATAACTGTCCTGGCTAGATATAGTCCAATTGATGGACAGGGGGCTATAACAGTGACGGCAGAATTGTCTCCTGTTGCTGTATACCTTAATGTTTTTCTAAGAGACGAAGATACGTCTGCTGAAAGAATAGTAACAGTTCTACACGAGAGGATTAACACAGATTCAGCGCCTGAGGCTGTTAGCTACGAATTTGATCAGGGCATTAATGAGCGGGTAATTAAAGTAGAATTAACTCAGGAATATGACGAAGTATATCATTATTACTTAGAATTAACAATCATATAATATGGAAACAAATACAGGAATGCAGCGAGCTACTTCACTAACAGTTG
Proteins encoded in this window:
- a CDS encoding tape measure protein, coding for MKDNGVTSSVARLQTNLDKAQKSTVGLASSMRNSLGNAIMSLPGAQFFTNPIVAIGAGIGVISKLGMENDQTAISFDVLLGSQQKAAALMKEMKGYANTTPYESEDIFQNAKTMLGFGISLKSVMPNMKMLGDMAMGNKDKLNSLTLAFSQVTSAGKLQGQDLLQLINAGYNPLQDIAALTGKSMAKLKDEMSKGKISSDMVTEAFRHATSQGGRFYDMTNKIGQRAGGKLSTLFDSMKEKMLILYQAIAPILIPAIDMLGIAFDAITGPLQWLVNSFNSFIGLLTSGNPFIWAGVAAVVGFTIAANAMNIAMGILTGIVKAYVTIQKVLNFLFIANPIGLVVAAIAALTVGIVLAWNKFSGFRAFILTMWDTIKGFGNVLKDYVIDRITGLIKGIGLLGSAISKMFKGDWSGAWEDAKKGASGVLGIDAAQKAIQSSKNVVGKFSANYDYQKRQQAAVQKVKEGIKTPGVAGAKSGATITGSGDGSTGNGKSSTESAVTGGTKNNVITVNVGKFFENLSVNMMDKTNTRELEKVVIECMTRSLEIATSSAR
- a CDS encoding phage holin family protein, with the protein product MALTAFVSALIQGCLDSMVPVLIAIIIFAITTAVDFFTGVAASKKEGKGIESNRLRKCFNKWLVYIGVFVGTALLGVLLTIFARWISPEEAISTKGLFLQMLKWEIWIAACIEVFSIVENLHRIRPDDIYISILYYVLCLKIREKFPDIKDFFIQKKLNKVINNQDQKAE
- a CDS encoding DUF2586 family protein, whose protein sequence is MALPKIKINYLNGLLGIVAESEDGLLALVTNGTAVSTTFVLGTPYTIYRYSALADLGVTAENNPALEKMVREFYQEATEGTKVIILAYADTKTMSDLCDVTTGELKTFLTAQNGAIRGIVLGRQSSVGYTPVTTDGLDSDVFAALPKAQALADFSKETLNAPIFVILEGRSFVSASTLKTLATETKNKAMIFIGDTVVSSDDAAIGILAGRIASIPVQRNIGRVKDGALSPSAMYIGSKLVENAIDDATTINDKGYVTLRSFVGKTGYFFTDDRMACISTDDYAHLANRRVIDKACRIAYTTMVEQLLDEVYINEDGTMQPAIIKHWESLVEDAIASEMTANGELSADFTKGEKGCVCFIDATQNVLSTSKIEMTLKVRPFGYAREMVVNLGFQVA
- a CDS encoding lysozyme, which gives rise to MITGNKGIDLIKHFESLHDGDLTKIGLQPKMCPAGYWTEGYGHAILDDKGKMIRGLANKALAYKYSKVKDEVTALNMLQQDLTVRESMINSLKLPLTQNQFDALVSFCYNIGFANLKVSTLLKRIQAKASENLIRFEFSKWKYSDGEILQGLVKRRAAEADLFFMK
- a CDS encoding BACON domain-containing protein, with translation MAINIKNTNYAGEVLEQLLTVAATGNELVDKGLIHIEPDVSDKFSIPRIKGGTMLQKRKEQPVDGDSKGDFEYSEVVLKPVDFMAFTTFNPRSFESIWRKWQPKGNLVFADLPPEAQNALLAELAKCVKFELGNHFINGVEGTTDSELFNGIVTRIMSNNNVLVADPSGLTTMIGKLTAVKNKIPAAIRTNPGLRILMSINDFDTYDSELTAQPNKGANYTDMNVERFKGIQIVPMAQWPDNLIVCTICGMDMTTNLWAAVNLQDDMDVIMIDKLTNSGERYFFKMLMKADTNIAFGEECVVLDARSGGGVVDSIEATPDELIFPAEGSAQAVFVVATSAYTVGAAPAGFTVAKNEFGLLITAAANTGETAKSGSITLTLTGTSETAVINLSQPAPVA
- a CDS encoding DUF6046 domain-containing protein — encoded protein: MKTVTRFILENIYSRTLGGVFPPYLLINGTNPVAEPDTSDLRLTDLTDEELTEAIKSNALGIPMTMPLQIKRTDEPDSAYWTIPVEPMISVHGHNVIVKRDVSKGKTRGSIKERWTQGDYDINIEGLLMNLTASNKFPEADVRKLRGYCESASLSVLCPIFEIYSISRIVIEDFDFPFTSGPANQAYKIKASSDDVYQLLLSGDDLVKSE